In bacterium, the DNA window TCGATGAAGCCATCGAGTACGCGGATAAAGCTCCGTACCCCAACGGCGCCGACGCAGAGTTAGGCGTGTACGCCGATTAATTTCAATTCACAAGGAGCGGTTTATGAAATCCAAAACTAAAACACGGCTTACCATCGCAGCGCTGGTGACATTCTCGGTTATGCTGTTTTTGATGTCGACCGATCGCGTAGCTAAGAAAAACATTTTTCCGTATGAAATGCAGCAATTCGAACTCGACAACGGGCTTAAAGTCGTTGCGGTTCCGTATGACAGCCCAGGGATTTTAGCGTACTACACGATTGTTCGTACAGGATCCCGCAATGAAGTCGAGCCGGGCAAGTCCGGATTTGCTCATTTCTTCGAACATGTAATGTTTAGGGGAACGGAAAAATATCCTGCGGATGTCTACAATAAAGAAATGCAATTACTCGGCGCCGATTTCAATGCCTCAACCGACGACGACTGGACACGTTATTACCAGGTATTGCCGTCGTCCGGCCTTGAAAAAATTATTGATATCGAGTCCAACCGCTTTCAAAACCTTAAATACACCGAACAAGCTTTCAAAACGGAAGCCGGCGCCATTCTTGGTGAATACAGTAAAAGCATATCCAATCCTTTTTTGGCGATGTTCGAACGCATTCAGGAGCTTGCTTTTACAAAACACACCTACGGTCACACTACCATCGGATATCTGCAGGATATCAAAGACATGCCGAATCAGTATGCTTACAGCCTCGAATTTTACGACCGCTGGTATCGCCCTGAAAATTGTACGGTGCTTGTTGTCGGGGATTTTAATTACGAACAATTGCAAAAATTGATCACGCAGTATTATTCCGGATGGAAACGCCGTGATTATAAGCAGGATATTCCTGTCGAACCGGAACAAACTTCGGAGCGGCGTTCCCAGATCAAATGGAAAAGTCCGACCTTTCCGATTCTCATGACCGGTTATAAAACAGGCGGCTTCTCGGTTCAAGCCAAAGACTACGCTGCGCTGGATATTCTCGGCTCATACGTTTTCGGCGAAACGTCGGCGTTGTATAAAGAATTAGTGCTGGATAAACAATGGGTGGAATTTATCAACTTCATCAATATGGATCGCCGCGATCCGAATTTATTTTTTGTTTACTCGCGAATCAAAGACGAAAAGAATATGACAAGCGTGGAGCAGTCCATTGATGCGGCATTGGAAAAAGCAAAAAACGAAGTGATGTCCGAGGATCAATTGAAAGCAATCAAATCTCGATTGAAATATTCGTTTGCGATGGGCTTGGATAATCCCGATAGAGTTGCATCGACTTTAGGC includes these proteins:
- a CDS encoding insulinase family protein, giving the protein MKSKTKTRLTIAALVTFSVMLFLMSTDRVAKKNIFPYEMQQFELDNGLKVVAVPYDSPGILAYYTIVRTGSRNEVEPGKSGFAHFFEHVMFRGTEKYPADVYNKEMQLLGADFNASTDDDWTRYYQVLPSSGLEKIIDIESNRFQNLKYTEQAFKTEAGAILGEYSKSISNPFLAMFERIQELAFTKHTYGHTTIGYLQDIKDMPNQYAYSLEFYDRWYRPENCTVLVVGDFNYEQLQKLITQYYSGWKRRDYKQDIPVEPEQTSERRSQIKWKSPTFPILMTGYKTGGFSVQAKDYAALDILGSYVFGETSALYKELVLDKQWVEFINFINMDRRDPNLFFVYSRIKDEKNMTSVEQSIDAALEKAKNEVMSEDQLKAIKSRLKYSFAMGLDNPDRVASTLGNYINLTGDPNAVNELYARYDEITVQDIQAVAKQYFDAKRRTVVTLTYQAK